The following proteins come from a genomic window of Dehalococcoidia bacterium:
- a CDS encoding ornithine cyclodeaminase family protein — MLAISENEIETLLPIDDCIDSMEKAFMDWGHSHATNMPRYRLPLTSGALQVLAGSSGTEEVAGIKTYVTGSNQGTQMVVLLYSTATGKPIAILNSTALGQIRTGAASGLATKYLTTNNSKTVAVIGSGFQAETQLSAMQSVRNIDKAFVYSRNKDNRQNFANKMSKKLNIEIEPVNQPEHAIANSDIICTITNSREPVFSGESLLDGVHINAAGSNHWARRELDNQTISKCKIVVCDDVDNAKSECGELIWAAETRKFNWNQAYNLKDIVSNQVDVTRFINSTSLFESQGLGIEDVYAGMYVYRKAIETGLGKEIHI, encoded by the coding sequence ATGCTGGCTATAAGTGAAAACGAGATAGAAACCCTATTACCAATTGATGATTGTATCGACTCAATGGAAAAAGCCTTTATGGATTGGGGGCATAGCCATGCAACAAATATGCCCAGATACCGCCTTCCCTTGACGAGCGGAGCCCTTCAAGTATTAGCAGGTTCGTCTGGGACTGAAGAGGTTGCAGGAATAAAAACTTATGTGACTGGTAGCAATCAAGGAACCCAAATGGTTGTGTTGCTGTACTCGACGGCCACGGGGAAACCCATTGCCATTTTAAATTCAACCGCATTAGGTCAAATCAGAACAGGTGCAGCAAGCGGTCTCGCTACAAAATACTTAACCACAAACAACAGCAAAACCGTAGCAGTAATTGGAAGTGGGTTTCAGGCAGAGACTCAATTATCTGCAATGCAATCAGTCCGCAATATAGATAAAGCCTTTGTTTACAGCCGTAACAAAGATAATCGGCAAAATTTTGCAAACAAAATGTCAAAAAAACTAAACATCGAAATTGAGCCAGTCAATCAGCCCGAACATGCGATAGCGAATTCAGACATTATTTGCACTATTACTAATTCTCGAGAACCTGTTTTTTCAGGTGAATCACTACTAGATGGAGTCCATATTAATGCGGCAGGAAGTAATCATTGGGCAAGGCGCGAGCTAGATAACCAAACGATCAGCAAATGTAAAATCGTTGTATGTGATGATGTCGATAACGCAAAATCTGAATGCGGTGAGCTAATCTGGGCTGCCGAAACACGGAAATTCAATTGGAACCAAGCGTACAATTTGAAAGATATTGTATCTAATCAGGTGGACGTTACTCGCTTTATAAATTCAACGAGCTTATTTGAGTCTCAAGGCTTAGGGATTGAGGATGTCTACGCAGGGATGTATGTCTATAGGAAAGCTATAGAAACAGGACTGGGTAAAGAAATTCATATTTAG
- the dinB gene encoding DNA polymerase IV produces MNVHRFIALVDLDAFYASVEVLEDDNLRGKPLLIGGSPDKRGVVATASYEARARGCKSAMPVSQALRLCPEAILITPRFSLYKKYSDRVMAILKTESEAFQQVSIDEAYIDLTSKGLTEEEAINFTHRLKARIHVDIGLPCSVGMASNKIVAKVACEQAKPNGFKAVRVGQEATFLKDLDISALPGIGPQSTKRLNSYGFYKIGDIARSKPEMIAQILGSTARSLYKNAMGEDDSIVSGIKHIKSISSERTFPTDITFKDGTPIFSVLSKLTSQVWDSSAKKKLNARTISIKLRYSDFRTITRSKTLGYAIPDKETVEIIASDLINQTLNQFDTLRLMGLTLSNFYTSSEPSQLPFKQLLD; encoded by the coding sequence ATGAATGTACATCGTTTCATCGCACTTGTGGATCTTGATGCGTTCTATGCATCTGTCGAAGTATTAGAGGACGATAATTTAAGGGGTAAACCGTTACTGATAGGAGGTAGCCCTGACAAAAGAGGCGTAGTGGCAACTGCATCATATGAAGCTAGGGCTCGTGGGTGCAAATCTGCAATGCCTGTTTCCCAAGCGCTTAGGCTATGCCCTGAAGCCATACTTATAACCCCTCGATTTAGTCTTTATAAAAAATACTCAGACAGAGTAATGGCAATACTGAAAACGGAATCTGAAGCCTTTCAACAAGTTTCAATAGACGAGGCATATATTGACTTAACAAGCAAAGGTCTTACTGAAGAAGAGGCTATTAATTTCACTCACAGGCTGAAGGCGAGAATTCACGTTGACATTGGACTTCCCTGCTCAGTAGGAATGGCAAGTAATAAAATTGTCGCCAAAGTAGCATGCGAGCAGGCAAAACCCAATGGCTTCAAGGCAGTGCGAGTTGGCCAAGAGGCAACATTCCTTAAAGATTTAGACATATCTGCCCTTCCTGGAATAGGCCCTCAATCAACAAAACGTTTGAATTCATATGGTTTCTACAAAATTGGAGACATTGCAAGGTCCAAGCCGGAAATGATCGCGCAAATATTAGGCTCTACAGCAAGATCATTGTATAAAAACGCCATGGGGGAGGATGATTCAATAGTTAGTGGCATAAAGCATATTAAATCCATTAGCTCAGAAAGAACTTTCCCCACTGATATAACGTTCAAAGATGGAACTCCGATATTTTCAGTTTTGAGCAAACTGACCAGCCAGGTATGGGACAGCAGTGCTAAGAAAAAGCTTAATGCAAGAACTATATCCATCAAATTACGGTATTCTGATTTCCGAACAATTACACGAAGTAAAACTCTTGGGTATGCGATCCCAGACAAGGAAACAGTTGAAATAATTGCTAGCGATTTAATTAATCAAACGTTAAATCAATTTGATACTCTACGTCTAATGGGTTTGACATTAAGTAATTTTTATACTTCTTCCGAACCATCGCAGCTGCCTTTTAAACAATTATTAGATTAA
- a CDS encoding HU family DNA-binding protein — protein sequence MATLRKGDLAARVAEKLGGPRSWGDGALNAVLDSVREALASGDRVVLTGFGAFESRQVKERQVRAIKGRQAGQRVTVPAHKRVGFTPGSDLASAVRGKK from the coding sequence TTGGCTACGCTACGTAAAGGAGATCTTGCCGCAAGAGTTGCAGAAAAACTTGGAGGCCCAAGATCTTGGGGAGACGGAGCATTAAATGCTGTCCTTGACAGCGTGCGAGAAGCGCTCGCATCCGGTGATAGAGTCGTATTAACTGGATTTGGAGCATTCGAATCCCGTCAGGTTAAGGAGCGTCAAGTTCGGGCAATAAAAGGTAGGCAAGCTGGGCAGAGGGTTACGGTTCCTGCACATAAGCGTGTTGGGTTCACCCCAGGCTCAGATCTTGCATCTGCCGTACGCGGGAAGAAGTAA
- a CDS encoding HU family DNA-binding protein has protein sequence MATLRKGDLATRVAEKLGGTRSMGDGAVNAVLDSLREALASGDRVVLTGFGSFESRQVKERQVRVLRGREAGEKITIPAHKRVGFKPGSDLASAVRGNK, from the coding sequence TTGGCTACGCTACGTAAAGGAGATCTTGCCACAAGAGTTGCAGAAAAACTTGGAGGCACAAGATCGATGGGAGACGGAGCAGTAAATGCTGTCCTTGATAGCTTGCGAGAAGCGCTCGCATCAGGCGATAGAGTCGTATTAACTGGATTTGGATCATTTGAATCCCGTCAGGTTAAGGAGCGTCAAGTTCGAGTACTAAGAGGTAGAGAGGCTGGGGAGAAGATTACTATACCTGCACATAAGCGTGTAGGGTTCAAACCGGGCTCAGATCTTGCATCTGCCGTACGTGGGAATAAGTAA
- the thiD gene encoding bifunctional hydroxymethylpyrimidine kinase/phosphomethylpyrimidine kinase, which produces MQNQQPIALTIAGSDSGAGAGVQADLKTFASLGVYGVTAITAITSQNTVGVHDSIELPVSIIESQIDALMSDFQPLAVKTGMLSSAQIVESVVSKIQEHRMGNLIVDPVMIAKGGDRLLNEDAVDALIKLLIPLSLIITPNAHEAEVLSHIKIHSLEDAQRAAEVIHNLGARNVVVKGGHFGDDATDVLFDGSEYFTFSTGRVTTSSTHGTGCTFSSAIAAGVASGKSIYESVSIAKKYVYQAISNAVPIGQGYGPLNHLYNRYDHVFE; this is translated from the coding sequence ATGCAAAATCAACAGCCAATAGCTTTAACCATTGCAGGTTCGGACTCTGGAGCAGGCGCGGGGGTACAAGCCGATCTTAAAACTTTTGCTTCGCTAGGTGTCTATGGAGTAACGGCAATAACTGCAATTACTTCTCAAAATACCGTTGGCGTGCATGACTCAATCGAATTACCCGTCAGTATTATTGAAAGTCAAATAGATGCACTAATGTCTGACTTCCAACCATTGGCAGTTAAAACAGGGATGCTCTCAAGTGCTCAAATTGTTGAATCGGTAGTTTCCAAAATTCAAGAACATCGCATGGGTAACCTAATAGTAGACCCTGTAATGATAGCTAAAGGAGGTGATCGTTTATTGAATGAAGATGCAGTGGACGCTTTGATCAAATTATTAATACCTCTTTCGTTAATTATCACTCCAAACGCTCATGAAGCAGAGGTATTGTCACACATAAAAATTCACTCCCTAGAAGATGCTCAGCGTGCAGCTGAAGTAATTCATAATCTCGGAGCCCGCAATGTTGTAGTAAAAGGCGGGCATTTTGGAGACGACGCAACTGACGTTCTTTTCGACGGCTCTGAGTACTTTACATTCTCAACCGGAAGAGTAACAACAAGCTCTACACATGGAACAGGATGCACTTTCTCATCAGCCATTGCAGCAGGTGTAGCGTCTGGAAAATCTATTTATGAATCTGTATCTATTGCAAAAAAATATGTTTATCAAGCTATTTCAAATGCAGTCCCAATTGGGCAAGGATATGGCCCGCTTAATCACCTCTATAACCGTTACGATCACGTGTTCGAATAG
- a CDS encoding Na+/proline symporter, with product MNLMIFILVVAVTLSMMALGLIFSKSRQNIEEYISARSSMGRFSSMATIVASVMGAWILFSPAEAATWAGLIAVIGYALGQAAPVLAFIFVGPRVRKLAPNGHSLSEFTWFRFGRLMYALILAITMLYMFTFLAAEMGAIARAVRLVTDAPLIITLIFVGASTMIYTTYGGLRASIFTDKIQFLLIIPLLGIILIATISQLGGWGESFASVRNSNDSLLKLSHQPGIEFGITLFIAILAANLFHQGFWQRIYAAKSIGDAQRGFLAASIIIIPMIIAAGLFGLWAVGAGLVDSDRPGSIALFSLALEVLPQWTLFLLVALAVVLVMSSMDTLLNGIASIITADLPRLKPSLPTTHLLKVARIVTAVLIIPAALIGYAFDSVLYLFLIADLVCAGAMVPTFSGLWLSKIRGTHAAISSILGISTGALFFPKSDLSGWWTWDALSEFWHILASGNLLASFTIAIIISTSCTLVFSIWSRFAKTEDFQFKELSNQIKALENS from the coding sequence ATGAATCTTATGATTTTCATCTTAGTTGTTGCAGTAACACTGAGTATGATGGCTCTGGGGCTGATTTTCTCAAAGTCCCGGCAAAATATTGAGGAGTATATATCCGCACGTTCAAGCATGGGCAGGTTTTCTTCAATGGCCACAATAGTCGCTTCAGTCATGGGCGCATGGATTTTATTTAGCCCTGCAGAAGCAGCCACTTGGGCAGGACTTATTGCGGTTATTGGGTATGCATTAGGCCAGGCTGCACCTGTATTAGCATTTATATTTGTCGGACCAAGGGTAAGGAAATTGGCCCCAAACGGTCACTCCTTAAGTGAATTTACATGGTTCCGTTTCGGCCGTCTTATGTACGCACTGATACTCGCAATAACCATGCTTTATATGTTTACTTTCCTTGCAGCAGAAATGGGAGCAATTGCTCGTGCTGTACGACTTGTAACCGATGCTCCTTTAATCATAACTTTGATTTTCGTAGGCGCTTCAACAATGATCTATACAACCTACGGAGGTCTTCGCGCTTCAATTTTCACTGACAAAATCCAATTTCTTCTCATAATACCTTTGCTCGGAATTATTCTAATTGCCACTATCTCCCAGCTTGGGGGGTGGGGAGAGTCTTTTGCTTCAGTAAGAAATTCAAATGATTCCTTACTGAAGCTTAGCCATCAGCCGGGTATAGAGTTTGGAATAACACTTTTCATAGCAATTTTAGCTGCGAATTTATTTCACCAAGGCTTCTGGCAAAGGATATACGCAGCCAAATCAATAGGAGATGCACAAAGAGGTTTTCTTGCAGCTTCCATAATTATTATCCCAATGATTATTGCTGCGGGTCTCTTTGGCCTATGGGCGGTTGGAGCAGGCCTTGTCGATAGCGATAGGCCCGGCTCGATTGCGCTATTCTCGCTAGCCTTGGAAGTATTGCCTCAGTGGACACTCTTTCTGCTAGTCGCTTTAGCTGTCGTACTTGTTATGAGTAGCATGGACACTTTATTAAATGGTATAGCAAGTATAATTACAGCAGATTTGCCTCGATTAAAACCGTCACTTCCCACAACTCATCTACTAAAGGTCGCAAGAATAGTCACTGCGGTCCTGATAATCCCCGCCGCGCTCATTGGGTACGCTTTCGATAGCGTCCTATATTTGTTTTTAATTGCAGATTTGGTTTGTGCAGGGGCAATGGTGCCTACTTTTTCAGGCCTCTGGTTAAGTAAAATTAGAGGAACACATGCGGCCATAAGCTCTATTTTAGGTATATCCACTGGAGCATTGTTTTTCCCTAAATCGGATCTGTCAGGGTGGTGGACATGGGATGCACTTTCAGAATTTTGGCACATCCTTGCCTCTGGTAACTTACTGGCAAGCTTCACCATAGCAATAATTATCTCAACTAGCTGCACTTTAGTTTTTTCAATATGGTCACGCTTTGCTAAAACTGAAGACTTTCAATTTAAAGAATTAAGTAATCAGATAAAAGCACTCGAAAATTCCTAA
- a CDS encoding anti-sigma factor, whose protein sequence is MRRKLFLSFASVFLLTMLTTVSAFADHSSASVLGGSANFRDASAQSDSFVVNITGATVLSAGSTYQGWLVDEAGTKLSVGVYGPGPDLKGTYVSPSNADLLADYKTFLVTIEPKPDDSSADSGNVAYGDFVPSATSDAIGTLLGEAGQLRTQANSILSSANTAEASSDLASQTSGAQAVIDALGALKATAENISVQAGDIKANAAGDTLISTAADAVVSSASNVIAIADKLNATSSRAAAATATGLALELELDNVKAAAGQLVNGDDSGNGSAGLYTNVQDIGKMNLVVGTPPATGDSMLMNVIWVTLAIGMLMMLSGAILYNRRPLRAVA, encoded by the coding sequence ATGCGCCGAAAATTGTTTTTAAGTTTTGCCAGTGTGTTTTTGTTAACAATGCTTACTACTGTAAGTGCTTTTGCTGATCACAGTAGCGCATCCGTACTTGGCGGTTCTGCTAACTTCCGTGATGCAAGTGCACAAAGCGATAGTTTTGTAGTGAATATCACGGGTGCAACAGTTCTATCTGCTGGTTCAACGTACCAAGGATGGCTTGTAGATGAAGCAGGCACTAAATTGAGCGTTGGGGTTTATGGGCCTGGTCCTGACCTTAAAGGGACCTATGTTAGCCCTTCAAATGCTGACCTGCTGGCCGATTACAAGACGTTCCTAGTAACGATAGAACCGAAACCAGATGATTCCTCAGCTGATTCAGGTAATGTTGCGTATGGTGACTTTGTCCCATCAGCTACATCTGATGCCATTGGAACTTTGCTGGGAGAAGCTGGCCAGTTGAGGACGCAGGCGAATTCCATTCTATCGAGTGCTAATACTGCCGAAGCCTCTAGTGATCTTGCAAGTCAAACGTCTGGTGCACAGGCAGTTATTGACGCTTTAGGTGCCTTGAAAGCTACTGCCGAGAATATATCTGTTCAAGCAGGCGATATTAAGGCAAATGCCGCGGGAGATACTCTAATCTCTACTGCTGCGGATGCTGTAGTTTCCTCAGCTTCAAATGTAATAGCAATTGCTGATAAGTTGAATGCTACCTCTTCTCGTGCGGCCGCTGCGACTGCAACAGGCCTAGCGCTCGAATTGGAATTAGATAATGTAAAAGCCGCTGCTGGACAGTTAGTGAATGGTGATGATTCAGGGAATGGATCCGCCGGCCTTTACACCAATGTACAGGACATTGGCAAGATGAATTTAGTAGTGGGTACACCCCCTGCTACTGGTGATTCGATGTTAATGAATGTTATATGGGTCACTTTAGCAATCGGGATGTTGATGATGCTAAGTGGAGCAATCCTTTACAATAGAAGACCATTGCGAGCTGTGGCATAA
- the thyX gene encoding FAD-dependent thymidylate synthase, producing the protein MPLTPEQKAEIEALRKIQYTTRRATVPAIEEILYQPFDVLDNGFIRVIDYMGDDAAIVQAARVSYGRGTKQTRDDQGLINYLMRNAHTSPFEMCAIKLHVKLPIFVARQWIRHRMANVNEYSARYSVLDNEFYTPPIEQLSAQSSVNKQGRESSLGTNRAEQILDLLKSDASQSFDHYFQMLNRNQEGKEIIPGETGLARELARIGLPLSTYTQWYWKIDLHNLLHFVNLRADSHAQWEIQEYARIMLNILQLWVPLVTKAFINYRTGGAHLSEEGLSVVRMLLAGEQIDPENLKMSPREWRELKNLLALE; encoded by the coding sequence ATGCCTTTAACACCCGAACAAAAAGCTGAAATTGAAGCACTACGAAAGATTCAATACACAACGCGTAGAGCTACGGTTCCCGCAATAGAAGAAATCCTATACCAACCATTCGATGTTTTAGACAATGGATTTATTAGAGTCATAGATTACATGGGTGATGATGCTGCAATAGTTCAGGCAGCACGCGTTTCATATGGGCGAGGAACTAAGCAAACTCGCGATGACCAGGGGTTAATCAACTACTTGATGAGAAATGCACACACTTCCCCTTTTGAAATGTGCGCAATAAAACTGCATGTGAAACTTCCTATATTCGTTGCTCGACAATGGATACGGCACAGAATGGCTAATGTAAATGAATACTCCGCACGATATTCCGTTTTAGACAACGAATTCTACACGCCTCCCATTGAACAATTATCAGCACAGTCTTCAGTGAATAAACAGGGTAGAGAAAGTTCCTTAGGTACCAATCGTGCCGAGCAAATTTTAGACCTGCTTAAAAGCGATGCCAGTCAATCATTCGACCATTATTTTCAAATGCTAAATCGCAATCAAGAAGGGAAAGAGATAATCCCTGGAGAAACCGGCCTTGCTCGGGAGCTTGCTCGTATAGGATTACCGCTGAGCACCTATACACAGTGGTACTGGAAGATAGATCTGCATAACCTGCTGCATTTTGTGAACTTGCGTGCTGACAGTCACGCGCAGTGGGAAATCCAAGAATACGCGCGCATCATGCTAAATATCCTGCAATTATGGGTCCCGCTTGTAACTAAAGCTTTCATTAATTATCGGACAGGTGGAGCCCATCTTAGCGAAGAAGGATTATCTGTAGTAAGAATGCTATTAGCAGGGGAGCAAATAGACCCTGAAAACTTAAAAATGTCCCCAAGAGAGTGGCGAGAGCTTAAAAATCTTTTAGCTTTAGAATAA
- a CDS encoding 2-oxoacid:ferredoxin oxidoreductase subunit beta: MTDKIIELTAKDFKGDVEPDWCPGCGDFGVLNSLQRAAAELGLQPHEIVTVSGIGCSSNLPGYINTYGMHTLHGRSLAFATGVKMANHELTVIAAGGDGDGYGIGGNHFTHTARRNVDLTYVVMNNQIYGLTTGQISPTSRPGQKTKSTPFGSVEYPLNPITSAIMNGATYVAQGYSGDIKHLTELIKGGIEHKGFSLINVYSPCVTFNLDNTHAFFKSRIKKLEDEGHDATDWVAACEKAMVWGDQIYIGKFFDINEKESLNELEPVLKEGPVSKRQGGVSEEQAERIIQRMM, encoded by the coding sequence ATGACAGATAAAATTATTGAATTAACAGCAAAAGATTTTAAAGGTGACGTAGAGCCAGACTGGTGCCCAGGCTGTGGCGATTTTGGGGTCTTAAATAGCCTACAAAGAGCAGCAGCGGAATTAGGGCTTCAGCCTCATGAAATAGTCACAGTAAGCGGGATAGGCTGTTCCTCTAATTTACCCGGGTACATTAACACTTACGGAATGCACACATTACACGGCCGCTCCTTAGCCTTTGCTACAGGTGTAAAAATGGCCAACCATGAATTGACCGTAATTGCAGCAGGTGGAGACGGGGATGGTTATGGAATCGGAGGTAATCATTTCACTCATACTGCACGCCGAAACGTAGACTTAACTTATGTCGTCATGAACAATCAAATATACGGATTAACTACTGGGCAAATTTCTCCCACTAGTCGTCCGGGGCAAAAGACGAAAAGCACTCCATTCGGTAGTGTGGAATATCCCCTGAACCCTATTACTTCGGCCATTATGAATGGCGCAACGTACGTCGCTCAAGGCTATTCAGGCGACATAAAACATCTGACTGAACTTATAAAAGGCGGTATTGAGCACAAAGGATTTTCGTTAATTAACGTATATAGTCCTTGTGTGACTTTCAATTTAGACAATACACACGCATTTTTTAAATCTCGTATTAAAAAATTAGAAGATGAAGGCCATGATGCTACTGATTGGGTTGCCGCATGTGAAAAAGCTATGGTCTGGGGAGATCAAATATATATAGGGAAATTCTTTGACATTAACGAAAAAGAATCTCTCAATGAACTAGAACCAGTCCTGAAAGAAGGCCCTGTTTCAAAACGGCAGGGTGGAGTCTCTGAAGAACAGGCAGAGCGAATAATCCAACGCATGATGTAA
- a CDS encoding 2-oxoacid:acceptor oxidoreductase subunit alpha, giving the protein MSENNFDFALAIGGEAGQGIATPGDTLARIMVRRGLNVQTYNAFQSIIRGGHIFLTIRVADKEIYSHGDKLDMLLALNQDTMNRHLRLLGPGAAALYNSDQITPGEAAAGVQLCPIPVNELTGSTRAGLNQNTVALGAMMHLLGLDFSVLETSITQQFARKGEDVVNDNIRVALAGYTHAQENFEPYTAPLPQGGEPQAMWSGNDAIAMGGAAAGVKFYAAYPMSPSTGVLHWYAQNARNLGIMVRQVEDEIGVANMVIGAAHTGVRSMCATSGGGFALMTEAVGAAAMMEIPCVYVNVQRAGPSTGVPTKTEQGDLWQALGASQGDFERFIVAPKDALDAFNTIPEVFNLTDKLQCPAIVLSDLLISEGRFSVDPKHINFQPVIDRGQLITEPTSDEGRYLRYKETDTGVSPRAVPGVKGHVHTVATDEHEENSGLLSDEFTNPHKRRASVEKRARKFANASSLMDPPEIDGDANAEVTLVGWGSTEGVIREAIDQLAEKGTIANQLAIKWIVPFHADEIMSSLSGKNFIIVENNYSGQFARYLRSETGLTANGHIRKYDGEPFAPHHIADGVAEILTNGTEIFIPDQEVIV; this is encoded by the coding sequence ATGAGCGAGAACAATTTTGATTTCGCATTAGCAATAGGTGGAGAGGCTGGGCAAGGTATCGCTACTCCAGGTGACACACTAGCTCGAATTATGGTTCGTCGGGGGCTTAATGTCCAAACATATAATGCATTCCAATCAATCATTCGTGGTGGTCATATCTTTTTGACAATCAGAGTTGCAGATAAAGAGATATATAGCCACGGAGATAAACTCGATATGCTGCTTGCTCTCAATCAAGATACTATGAATCGACATCTGCGCCTTTTAGGACCAGGAGCTGCGGCGTTATATAACAGTGACCAGATAACTCCAGGTGAAGCTGCTGCAGGAGTCCAGCTCTGCCCAATTCCAGTAAATGAACTTACAGGGTCTACAAGAGCAGGGCTAAACCAAAACACTGTTGCTCTTGGGGCCATGATGCACCTACTTGGACTAGATTTTTCTGTACTCGAAACAAGTATCACCCAGCAATTCGCGCGTAAGGGCGAGGATGTTGTCAACGACAATATTCGTGTAGCGTTGGCCGGGTATACTCACGCTCAGGAAAATTTTGAACCTTACACCGCACCCCTTCCCCAAGGAGGTGAGCCACAAGCAATGTGGTCGGGTAATGATGCAATCGCAATGGGAGGGGCTGCTGCAGGTGTAAAATTTTATGCAGCTTATCCAATGAGTCCATCTACTGGAGTCCTACACTGGTATGCACAAAATGCCCGAAATCTAGGAATTATGGTTAGGCAAGTTGAGGATGAAATTGGAGTCGCCAACATGGTTATTGGAGCAGCACATACTGGTGTACGGTCCATGTGTGCAACCTCTGGTGGCGGTTTTGCATTAATGACTGAAGCCGTGGGTGCGGCTGCAATGATGGAAATACCTTGCGTTTACGTGAACGTACAGCGTGCCGGACCATCTACCGGTGTTCCCACTAAAACTGAACAGGGCGATCTATGGCAAGCTCTTGGAGCAAGCCAAGGCGATTTTGAGCGTTTTATAGTTGCTCCCAAGGATGCTTTAGATGCATTTAATACTATTCCTGAAGTGTTTAATCTGACCGACAAACTTCAATGCCCTGCTATTGTTCTTTCAGATCTACTTATTTCAGAAGGACGATTCAGCGTAGACCCAAAACATATCAATTTCCAACCTGTGATTGATCGCGGGCAGTTGATTACAGAACCGACCTCCGATGAAGGTAGGTACCTACGGTACAAGGAAACCGATACAGGGGTTTCACCACGGGCTGTTCCTGGTGTTAAAGGGCATGTTCATACTGTAGCCACTGATGAGCATGAAGAGAATTCGGGGCTTTTATCTGATGAGTTTACTAACCCGCATAAAAGAAGGGCTTCTGTTGAGAAGCGCGCAAGGAAATTTGCCAATGCAAGTTCCTTGATGGATCCTCCAGAAATAGACGGAGATGCTAATGCAGAAGTAACATTAGTAGGTTGGGGATCAACCGAAGGAGTGATTAGGGAAGCTATCGATCAGCTCGCAGAAAAAGGTACAATTGCCAATCAATTAGCAATTAAATGGATTGTTCCATTTCATGCGGACGAAATTATGAGCTCCTTATCCGGTAAGAATTTCATAATTGTAGAAAATAACTACTCGGGTCAATTTGCTCGGTACTTAAGGAGCGAGACTGGCCTTACAGCAAACGGTCACATACGCAAATACGATGGTGAACCTTTTGCTCCGCACCATATCGCTGACGGCGTTGCGGAAATACTAACAAATGGCACGGAAATCTTTATACCCGACCAAGAAGTGATTGTTTAG